The genomic segment TTGTTTTTGAGCGGTGTCAAACCTGCCATTAACGTAGGTTTATCCGTTTCTCGTGTAGGCGGATCGGCTCAACGCAAAACCATGCGCAAAGTGGCAGGAACCTTGCGTGTGGATATGTCACAATATCAAGAGTTGGAAGGTTTTGCTCAGTTTGGCTCTGAATTGGATAAAGAATCTCAACGCCAAATTGCACGCGGCAAGCGTATGAGCGAATTGCTAAAACAAGACCAATATCAACCGATGCGCTTGTGGCAAGAAGTGTTAGTGTTGTATGCAGGCACAAACGGCTATACCGATGAAGTAGAGGTTAGCCAAGTGCGTGAGTATGAAAAACAACTTTTGTCTTGGGCGGCTGCGGCACAAAAAGAACTGGTGGAAGAATTGGACAGTGCGGCAGAATTGACAGACGAATTAAAGCAAAAAATAGAAGTTGCTTTGAATGAATTTAAGAATATTTTTGAGAGTGAAAAATAGGAGACTTTTATGGAAAGCAAGAAAAAATATTTAGTGACCGGCGGTGCAGGATTTATCGGAAGCAATATTGCTAAAACTTTGGAAGCACAAGGTCATGAAGTGACGGTAATTGATGATTTTACTAAAAACGGTCATTTCAAAAATTTAATCGGTTTTAAAGGGGATGTTATTGCAGCCGATTTGTTTGAATATTTGCCGGAAAACGACTATTTTGATGCTATTTTTCACGAAGCCGCTATTACTGACACCACTGTCATGGACCAAAAGCACATGATGGAACAAAATGTGGAAGCTTTCCGTAATTTGCTTAACTATGCTGCTGAAAACGAAATTCCGAAAGTAATTTACGCTTCTTCTGCCGCTACTTACGGAAACGGTGCCGTACCGATGAAAGAAAGCCAGCCTACTCATCCGGAAAATGTTTACGGTTTTTCTAAAGTAATTGATGATAATTTGGCTTATAAATTTTCTCGCGAGCATCAGGATATGAAAATTATCGGTTTACGCTATTTTAACGTTTTTGGTCCCGGCGAAGAATATAAAGGCAAAATGGCCAGCATGATTTATCAGTTGTATAAACAAATGAAAGCCGGTCAACGCCCGCGTGTATTTAAACACGGGGAACAATTGCGTGATTTTGTATATGTAAAAGACATTGTAAAGGCCAATTTGTGTGCTTTGCATAATGGTAAAGAAACCTGTGTGTTGAATGCCGCCACCGGCATTGCTCGCAGTTATAATGACATTATCAAATGCTTAAACCATGAATTAGGTACTAATTTAGAACCGGAATATATAGACAATCCGTATCCGTTCTTCCAAAACAAGACCGAAGCCGACATGAGTCTTGCCAAAGAAAAAACGGGTTATACGCCGGACTTTACCTTAGAGACCGCCATTGCCGATTACGTAAGCATTTTAGAAGGCAAAAACAAATAAGGAACTTTTATGGAATCTTTGCGCGATATACGCCAAAACATCAAAGCCATTCGCTCTACGCAACAAATCATGCAGACGATGAAAATGATTTCCAGTGCGCGCATTCGCAAAGCACAGGAAAGCATGGAGAATGCTCGTCCGTTTGCTAAGAAAATGTTGGAAATGGTGGCGGACTTAAAGCAAGAAGTTTTGGCGTTGCCGCAAGAAGTGGACGGGCAAGAAAGTTGGGCCTCTCGGTTATTTATCAATAAAACGGGAGATTGCAATAAAGTCGGTTTAATTGTTATTACGGGCGATAAAGGGTTGTGCGGTTCTTTTAATGCCATTATTTTGCGTGCAGCCGTTGCTTTTCTAAAAGAAAACCAAGATAAAGAAATTTATGTGTTCTGTATCGGTAAGAAAGGAAAAGACTTTATCAATCGTTTCCGTCATAAAAACATTCATATTGTGTATGATAGTGTTGGCATTTTTCCAAAGGTGGAGTATGTTCATGCTGTCCTTTTGGGAGAAGCTGTGATGAAAGAATATTTTGAAAAGAATCTTTCGTCCATTACGCTGTTATATAATGATTTTAAATCGATGGGCAGCCAGCGTTTGGCGCAATATAAAATTTTGCCTTTTTCATTAGACGCGGAAGTAAAAGAGACTGACGGACGGGAATTTTTATTTGAGCCGGGCATGAAAGAAATTTTTAAAATTTTAGTGCCTCGTTTAATAAAAGCCAATATGTTTCGGGTTTTGTTAGAAAGTCAGGCTGCCAATTTAGCCGCCACTATGAATGCAATGGACGCCGCCAGCAAAAATGCAGGAGAATTGGCAGAGGCTTTAGGCGTAAAATTAAACAAGGTGCGCCAGTCTGGTATTACCAATGAAATTTTAGATATTGTAAACGGGGCAGAAGCTCTAAACGGTTAATATACGTAGGGGAAAAACTATGAATATGGGAAAAGTAAGTCAGGTAATTGGTGCTGCTATTGATATTCAATTTGACCAAGCCCATTTACCCGCTATTGAAAATGCTATTGAAATCCAACTTTCAGCAGATAAAGTGATTCTGGCTGAAGTAGCCCAACAAATGGGTGACGGTATTGTGCGTTGTGTCGCT from the Elusimicrobiaceae bacterium genome contains:
- the rfaD gene encoding ADP-glyceromanno-heptose 6-epimerase, with the protein product MESKKKYLVTGGAGFIGSNIAKTLEAQGHEVTVIDDFTKNGHFKNLIGFKGDVIAADLFEYLPENDYFDAIFHEAAITDTTVMDQKHMMEQNVEAFRNLLNYAAENEIPKVIYASSAATYGNGAVPMKESQPTHPENVYGFSKVIDDNLAYKFSREHQDMKIIGLRYFNVFGPGEEYKGKMASMIYQLYKQMKAGQRPRVFKHGEQLRDFVYVKDIVKANLCALHNGKETCVLNAATGIARSYNDIIKCLNHELGTNLEPEYIDNPYPFFQNKTEADMSLAKEKTGYTPDFTLETAIADYVSILEGKNK
- the atpG gene encoding ATP synthase F1 subunit gamma, encoding MESLRDIRQNIKAIRSTQQIMQTMKMISSARIRKAQESMENARPFAKKMLEMVADLKQEVLALPQEVDGQESWASRLFINKTGDCNKVGLIVITGDKGLCGSFNAIILRAAVAFLKENQDKEIYVFCIGKKGKDFINRFRHKNIHIVYDSVGIFPKVEYVHAVLLGEAVMKEYFEKNLSSITLLYNDFKSMGSQRLAQYKILPFSLDAEVKETDGREFLFEPGMKEIFKILVPRLIKANMFRVLLESQAANLAATMNAMDAASKNAGELAEALGVKLNKVRQSGITNEILDIVNGAEALNG